The DNA sequence GGAACTCACGCTTACCGAGGAATATGGCAAGCTTTCGTGGAACGTGCGGGCCATCTGGCACGAATACACCGGCTGGTTCGATCCGGCGCGCGGCACCACCGAGCTTTACGACGTGCCGCCGGAAAGCATCGGGCCGGCGCTGGCGGAGCTGGCCGGCGGGGCTGCTCGGCTGGCCGAAAGGGCGCAGGCCTTCCTCAAGACCGGACAGCCGCTCGAGGCGCTGCACCTTGTCGACATGGCGCTGGCGGCAGAGCCCGACTGCCTGCCGGCAAAGCAGGCCAAGCGCGATGCGCTGATCCTGCTCGATCACCAGACCGGCGGTCGCAACCTGTGGGAACGGCGCTGGATTGCCGCGCAGATCCGGGATCTGGGCCTGGCTGATGCCTGATCCGGTCGTCAGCAACGCAGGGATGCACAGGCGCGGGCGAAGCCTTGATGTCCTGGCGCAGATGGACGTTGCCGGCGCCCACATCTTTGTTGCCGACCTGTTTCACGAAAAGCGCGAGGTCAACAGCTTCCGGCGCGACAGGGTTTACTGGATCGACCTGTGTCTCACCCCGCGGCGACCCAATGCCACGGCCAGTTTCGTTGCCGAATGGGGGCGCAATCGCTCCGCCGAACTGGGCTCGCTGATTGCCTTTCCTCCCCGCAAGAGCCTTGAGCTGATCAGCGCCGGCGGCGGACGGCACGTGTCGATCATCTGCCAGATGCAGGCAGACCTGGTCGACCGCTGGCTGCCCGAACCGTTCGAATGGACCGACCGGCGGCTGGAGGCGACGCTGGATATCGCCAGCGACACGATCCGCCCCCTGATGCTCAGGCTGAATCACGAGCTGCGCGATCCCGGGGCCGGGTCAGAGGAACTGTGCCGTGCGATCGTGCAGCAGATCGCCATCGAACTTGCCCGCTACCTGGCGAATGCCAATGCCCCCGATGAGCGCGGCGGTCTCGCCAGCTGGCGGCTGCGGCGGATCGACGAGCGCATCGCCGATCCCCACCAGCCGTTCCCGACCGTCACCGAGCTGGCCGGGATCTGCCGGCTTTCCCCGCGCCAGTTGAGCCGCGCCTTCAGGATCAGCAAGGGGTCGTCGGTCAGCGACCATCTCGCCCAGCGCCGGATCGAGAAGGCCAAGCGCCGGCTTTACAGCGACGAGAGCCTCGATGCGATCGCGGCCGAGCTGGGCTTTGCCTCGCAGTCAACCTTCACCACCGCGTTCCGGCGCGCGACCGGCACGACCCCCGATCAGTTCCGCAGGCAGACATCGGCAGGATCGGGTGCAAAAACGAAGCCCAATTCCGCAAAGGCGTCATGATTTTCCTGAACGGACGCAAAAGCGGTTTTTGAACCCGCCGGGCGGGCCTCCGTTGGTCGCGAAACGCTGGCAAAGATCGGTCTGACCACTCCATTTAGGCGCCCTTCGCCCGGCGGCTACCGCCGGCAGCGAAACGCCATGCAAAAACCCAGGGAGGGACGAATGACCAGAATCCGCAACCTTGCAGTCCGTCGCGCAATCCTCGCCAGCGTCGCGACGATGGCGATGCTGCCCGCCGCCGCGCTTGCCCAGACCACAGCGCCTGACGATACCGCGAGCGAAGAGGACGCCGGTGCAGACAGCGAAATCGTCGTCACCGGTACGCTGGTTCGCGGTGCTCCGCCGGTCGGCTCGAACCTCATCAGCGTCGGTCAGGACAAGATCGCGCAGACCGGTTCGACGACCGCCAACGAACTGCTCGCCACCCTGCCGCAGGTCACCAACCTGTTCAACAACGTGCCGACCGCGCGCCTGGGCGTGGCGGTTAACAACATTCAGGTGGTGCGTCCCAACCTGCGCAACCTCGCGTCCGAAACCGGGTCGTCCGCATCCACGCTCGTTCTGTTCGACGGCCACCGGATCAGCGCGGTTGGCGTCACCCAGAACGCGGTCGATCCCGACATCATCCCCCCGATCGCGATCGAGCGCGTCGAGGTTGTGACTGACGGCGGATCGTCGACTTACGGTTCCGACGCGGTCGGCGGCGTGATCAACTTCATCACCCGCAAGCGCTTCGATGGTCTGAAGGTGACCTCGACCTATGGCTTTGCCGACAATTACTACCAGGTCCAGGCCGGCGCGATCGTCGGCAAGGACTGGGGTTCGGGCTCGATCTTCGCGGCCTACAACTACCAGCACAACGATTCGCTGTTCGCGCACGATCTCGGCTTCATCCGCGATGTGGACTGGTTCTCGGCCAGCCTCACCCCGCGCGGCCGTTCGTGCACGCCGGGCAACGTCCAGATCGCGGCTGGCGGCGTCACTAACCAGTATGCCCTGCCGAACCTGACCTCGACCACGCCCAATGCCTGCGACTATGGCAACAACACCGTGGTTCCCGCTTCGACCCGCCACGGCGCGCTTGTCGGCCTCCATCAGGAGCTTTCGCCCGGCCTGACCGTCGATCTTCGCAGCTTCTACGGCCAGCGCGCCACGCAGGGCCGCGCCGATGCGGCCGGCTCGGTCAGCGTGACCGGCGGTTCGAGCGCATCCAACCCGCGCCAGTTCTATTACACCCAGGTGCCCGGCCAGAGCGCAACTGCCACGCAGACCGTGTTCTTCAACCTGAACAATGCGCTCGGGACAAGCGTGATGCAGTCCGGCACCAAGTTCGAGGAATGGGGCACGAGCGCCGAATTCACCGCCAAGCTTTCCGATTCCTGGCAGCTGCGCACCCTCTTCAACTACAGCGAGAGCCGCAGCGACTTCCACATCCAGGGCCTGAACACGACGCTGCTCAACAGCTTCGGCAAGGGCACCACGGCGGCCACGGCGATCAACTTCTACAACCCGGGCACAGGCGCCAACGACGCTGCGAACATCCGGGCGCTGATCGACACCGAAAACGCCGGACAGAGCAAGGAAAGCCTGCTCGACCTGCGCGCGATCATCGACGGCACCCTCTTCACCCTGCCGGGTGGTGAGGTGAAGCTGGCCGCCGGTTACGAACACATCCACGACGCGTTCCGCCAGCGCACCGCGCCCGCGAACACGTCGATCGGTTCGATCAACGCGGTTGCCTTCACCCCCTACGTCCGCAGCGTGGATTCGGCCTTCGGCGAAGTGCAGGTTCCGATCGTCGGCCCTGACAACCAGGGCGGGTTCATCCATTCGCTGACCCTCGCCGGTTCGGTCCGTTACGACCATTACAGCGACTTCGGCAGCACCACGAACCCCAAGATCGGCGTGACGTTCAAGCCGGTCGAGTGGCTGGGCCTGCGCGGCAACTACAACACCTCGTTCAACGCGCCTTCGCCGAACGACCAGCTCGGCGCGCTGCGCAACACGGCGCAATACAATGCCATCAATGCCTTCGTGAAGCCGGGCGACACCCCGACCGCGGTGGGCGTCGTGTCATTGCAGGGGTCCAACCCGGGCCTCGTCCCTCAGACGGCGAAGTCCTGGTCGCTCGGCGTCGATCTCGACCCGCCGTTCCTTTCCGGCTTCCACGCCAGCGTCAACTACTACAACGTCAAGTTCAAGGACGTGATCGGCATTCCGACCCCGAATTCCGGCATCTTCGCGAACTTCCCGAACAACGTCACCTCCGCGCCGGGCGGCCTGCCGCTCTCGACGATCCAGAACTTCCTGAATTCGTCGGGCGCACCCAATGCCTCGGCGATCCTCGCTTCGGTGACGACCGGCTGCACCAACACTGCCGCCTGTCCGAACGTCTACGAACTGGTCGATTTCCGCCAGGGCAACTACGGCAGCGTGAACGTGCAGGGCCTCGACTTCGCGACCTCCTACCGTATGCCGACCGGCTTCGGCGGACTGGATTTCGCGGTTTCGGGCAACTACCAGCTCAGCCGCAAGACCCAGACGGGCGCCGGTTCGCCGGTGGTCAATCAGCTTGAGACCACGAACCTGGTGCTGCCGAGCGGCCTTCGCATCGTCGGCAATGCCAGCCCGAGGCTGACGCTGCAGGCAAGTGCGGGGGCAACCGTGGGTGCCCTGCGTGCCCAGGTAACGCTCAACCACACGAGCGGGTACAAGGTCCTGCGCTGCGACACGACCACCACTCCCGCCTGCAATCCGTCTGCAACCGGTGTCGCGACCTCCAGCGGCATCCTGCAGGACCGGGTGAGCGCCTACAACACGGTGAACCTGTTCCTGAAGTATGCGGTGCCGTCTGACAGCTGGCTGCTCAAGGACCTCGAGTTCACGGTCAACGTCAACAACCTGCTGGACACCGACCCGCCGCTCTACAAGGCAATCGGTACCTCGACCCCGGGCTACGCGAACGGCTTCACGCTGGGCCGCCTCGTCCAGTTCGGGCTTTCGAAGAAGTTCTAAGCCTGCCCTCAGCAGCTTGGATGGGCGGCCCGGTCACTTTCCTCCGACCGGGCCGCCTTTTTGCGTTCAGGCGGCAAGCCCGCCGCCGCGCTCGCCCCGGCCAGGTCAGTTGCGGAAGACGACCGTGCGCTGGCCGTTGAGCAGCACCCGGTCCTCAAGGTGCAGGCGCACGGCCTCTGCCAGCACGCGGCGTTCGATGTCGCGGCCCTTGCGGACCATGTCATCGGGCAGGTCGGCATGCGACACCGGCTCCACATCCTGGTGGATGATCGGCCCTTCATCGAGGTCCGCCGTCACGTAGTGCGCGGTCGCGCCGATCATCTTGACCCCGCGCGCATAGGCCTGGTGATAGGGCTTGGCCCCCTTGAAGCCGGGCAGGAAGGAATGGTGGATGTTGATGCAGCGGCCCGAAAGGAAGGCCGCCATCTCGTCCGAAAGGATCTGCATGTAGCGCGCCAGTACCACCAGTTCGGCCCGCGTTTCTTCCACCAGCGCGCGAACCTGCGCTTCCTGCGCCGCCTTGGTATCGCGGCTGACCGGCAGGTGGTGGAAAGGGATGTCGCCCAGCAGGGCATGATCGCTCAGCGCCGTGCGCGGGTGGTTGCTGACGATGGCGACAATATCCATAGAAAGCTCGCCGATGCGGTGGCGATAGAGCAGGTCGGCCAGGCAGTGATCGAACTTGCTGACCATCAGCAGAACCCGGCGCGGGCGGTTCTTGCGCCGCAGCGACCAGGCCATGCCGAATTCGTGAGCGATTGGGCCGAACCCCTCGCGCAGTTCCTCGCGGTCGCCCGCGCCCGGATCGAAGGCTACCCGCATGAAGAAGCGGTTTTCCTCCGGATCGTCGAACTGCTGCGCCTCGATGATGTTGCATCCGGCCTGCGCCAGATAGCCGGTGACGCGCGCAACGATGCCGGCGCGGTCGGGGCAGGAAAGGGTCAGCGTGCAGATATCGGGCATTCGGGCACTCTCTCTCGTCGCCGGCGATACAGAGACCGGACTTTTCCCGGCTTTCCAGCACCGTGCCGGCTTGCGAGGCAATCAGGGCAAATGCGGCGAATTGCAACCCGCCGCGGCGGATTTCGCCCGGCGGCGTTGCCAGCCGCGCCGCGCCGTGCAAACTGCCGGGGCGCAAGCGACAGGGCAGCGGGAGGGCAGGCATGGGCAAGCGGCAATCGTCTGGCGGAGCAGCGGCGGCATGACCCTGCGGGCCATCCTGCGCGAGCCGCTCGTCCATTTCCTGATCGCCGGGCTGGCGCTGTTCGCGTGGTTCGCCTGGCGCGGGACCGAGGCCGATCCGGCCAGCCGCACGATCAGCGTGGACAAGGCGCTGGTCACCCGCCTTGCCGCCAACTGGCAGCAGACCTGGCAACGTCCGCCAGGCAAGGCCGAACTGGACCGGTTGATCGAGGACCACGTCCGCGAGGAGATCTACTATCGCGAGGCGCTGCGCCTTGGCCTTGATCGCGACGATACGGTGATCCGCCGCCGCCTGCGCGCGAAGATGGAATTCCTTGCCCAGTCGCAGGCCGATGCGCTCCAGCCCGACGAGGCGGAGCTGGAGGCCTGGCTGCGCGCCAATGCCGCCCGCTATGCCGGCGATGCGCGGCTGAGCTTTGACCAGGTCTATATCGCCACGGGCGGAGAGGCACGGGCACGGCAGGTGCTCGCCCGGCTGAACGGCGGGGCGGACTGGCGCGGATCGGGCGATGCGATCTCGCTGCCGGCATCGCTCGAAGCCCAGCCGCGTGCCCGCGTGGCCGCCGATTTCGGCGAAGGCTTCGCCGAGGCGCTGGCGAAAGCGCCGGGCGGCGCATGGCAGGGGCCGGTGCAATCGGGCTTCGGGCTCCACCTTGTCCGCCTGCGCGGCATGGCAGCGGGGCGGCTCCCCCCGCTGGCGGACGTGCGCCGGCAGGTGGAGAATGACTGGCGCGCGGCCAGGGCGCAGGAGCTGGAACAACAAGCCTTTGCCGCCCTGCGCCGCGACTATACGGTGCGGATCGACCAGCCGTGAGGGCGTGGCTTGCCCTGCTTTGCGTCGCGCTTGCGGCCCTTGTTGCCCTGCCTGCGCGGGCGGACGAGCTGCGCCCCGGTTACCTTGAATTCACCGAGCAGGCCCCCGGCTCGTGGAGGCTGGTTTGGAAGGCGCCGATGCGCGGCGGGATCAGGCCCGATACCCGGCCCGGATTGCCCGCGAACTGCACGATGGGCGAGATCGGCGAAACGCGGATAGAACCGCCCTTCGCCACCTATGCCTGGCCGGTGCAGTGCCAGGGCGGCATCGCGGGCGGGCGCATTGGCCTCAGCGGGCTGGACGCGGCGCAAACCGATGTGCTGGTGCGCGTCGCCGCTCTGGGCAAGCCGGTGGAAGCCCTGCGCCTGACGGCGGCCGAGCCGGTTGCGACGATTCCCGGCGAGGCATCGACATGGCAGGTGGGCCCGACCTATCTCGTCATCGGTATCGAACACATCCTGTCCGGATACGATCACCTGCTGTTCGTGATCGCGCTGGTGCTGCTGCTGCGCCGGGGCTGGACGCTGTTCAAGGCGGCCACGGCCTTCACCCTGGCCCATTCGATCACGCTTGGCGCAGCCACGCTGGGCTTCATCGGCCTGCCGCAGGCTCCGGTGGAAGCGGGCATCGCGCTGTCCATCGTGTTCCTGGCGGAGGAGATTGCCAAGCGGCGGGATGGCGAACTGCGACTGTCCGAACGGCTGCCGTGGCTGGTGGCATTCGCTTTCGGCCTGCTGCACGGCTTCGGCTTTGCCGGGGCGCTCGGCGAAATCGGCCTGCCGCGCGGCGATGTGCCGATGGCGCTGCTGGCCTTCAACCTGGGCGTCGAGGCGGGGCAACTGGTCATCATTGCCGGCACCATGGCCGCGCTGGCGCTGGTCGTTCGACTGGCCCCGCGCGCGCAACGGCCTGCCGTCATGGCCGCAACCTATGCCATTGGCGCAGTGTCATCGATGTGGCTGATTGATCGGATCGCGATCTGATTGCGCCTTGGAAATTGGGGCTTGTCGGGTAAACCTTAGATAATGACTGAAGCGAAATACCTGGGCGGCCGATTGCTGCTCGCCTTGCCGGGCATGGGTGATCCGCGGTTCGAGCGGTCGGTGATCGCTCTGGCCAGACACGATGCGGAAGGCGCATTCGGCATCGGCATCGGCCATGTCATCCCGGACCTTGGCCTGCATGCCATTCTTACCGACCTTGACATCGATCCGGGGCTGGCCCCCGATGCCCCGGTGCATAACGGCGGCCCGGTGGAACCCGAACGCGGCTTTGTGCTGCACACGCCGGACTGGGACGATGATGCCTCGCTCGATGCCGGGCCGCTGGGCCGCGTTTCTGCCTCGCTCGACCTGCTGCACGCGATTGCCGACGGGCGCGGGCCGCGCCGCTGGGTGATGGCGCTGGGCTATGCAGGCTGGGCAGCGGGGCAGCTCGATAACGAGATGCGCCACCACGGCTGGTACGCCGCCGACAGCCATGACGATGTGGTGTGGCACACCCCTGCCCGCGGTCGCTGGGAAGCGACCTGGCGGGCGGAGGGGATAGACCCCTCCCTGCTGGTCGGGCAGACCGGCCGGGCCTGAGGCCCCTGCCCCGGTTCGGCTGGGGCCTAGTTGAGGCGCAGCGCCGGGCGGTCCGCAGCCTCCCCCCATTCGCCGGGCTTGAGCGCAAGATCCTGCAAGGCCAGCGCCAGTGCGCCGACGATCGCCAGCGCGGCGGTTTCCGCCCCGGCGCTTGCCTCCTCATTGCGGCCCGGAAGGATCACCGAGGCAAGATAGCGCCCCTGCGCCCCGCGCGAGAGCAGGAAGCCCGCATCGCTGCCAAGCAGGGCCAGGGCCGCGCTTTCGCCCGCGCCGGCATGGACCAGCGTTTCGAACAGCGCCGGATCGGGAAGCTTCGTGCCGGCCAGCAGCGCGTGGGCCGGTGCCCGCCCCAGCAGGACATAGGCATCGCGCAACCGCAGCGCCTCTTCCCCGGCGAAGGAACCGGCACAGGCCAGCGCCAGTTCACCCAGGCTGTCGAACCATGAGCCCTCGGGGGGCTGCGAAGCTAACTCTTTGTACACAAGCGGGGACCTTTCAGCCGTCTGCAGGCGATCATGGCCCCCCCGTGATCGCTGTCAATCATGGCCAAACATAGATTCGGCCAGTTTGTTTCGCATTCGCAATGGCCTAGGGATCGGTGCCTAGGGACCAATGCGTAGCGCGTCCCGCAAGGGGACGCGCCCCGCGGCAAGCCTTAATCGCGCCAGGCGCGGAAGGGGTGGCCGGCATCGCAATGCATCACTTCGGCCGTGATGAATCGCGCATCCTCCGAACCGAGGAACAGGCCCAGGTTGACGATATCTTCCGGGCTTCCCTTTTCGGAGAGCATCTGCAGGCGGCGGATCTCTTCGTGCTTTTCGGCCCCGAGCGAACTTGCGCTCGCCTCGGTTTCCATCAGCCCCGGCGCCACTGCGACCACGCGGATACCATCGGCACCGAACATGCGGGCCATGCCCCAGGTCAGCTGGTTGAGCGTGGCCTTGGTCACGCCATAGACGCCAGCCGGCTGGTAGGCGGCCATCGAGCTCTGGTTGATGACGCAGCCCTTGGCTTCCTTCAGCGCCGGGCGCAGCACGCGGGCGAAGTAGAGCGGCGAAAGCGTGTTGACCATCAGGAAGAACTGGAACCGGTCCAGCGGAATGCGGTCGATCGGCGTGTTCACCTCGCCATAGGCAATGCCGGCATTGTTGTAGAGCACGTCGATCTTGGGAAACTGCGCCAGGATCGCCGCGCCGACCGATTCGATCTGCTCTTCCTTGGAAAGGTCGATCTGGAAGGTGGTGCACTTGGCCCCCAGTGCGCGGACCATGCCGGCGGTTTCCTCAAGCCCTTCGGCCTGGATATCTAGGATCACCAGTTCCCCGCCCTCGCGCGCATAGCCGAGCGCGAGCGCGCGCCCCAGGCCACCTGCCGCGCCGGTAACCACCACTGTCTTGCCATCGTAACGCTTGCTCATTCATCGCACTCCCTTGCTGCAACAAGGAAAAGCGCGAGCGGGCCGCCGGGGCAAGCAGGGCCGCGCAATGATCGCCGCCGCGCGTCAGGCCATCGCTGCGGACCCGATGAAGACAGGGATCAGTTGGGCAGGTCTGCCGGCGCGCGCGTGATCACCATGCGGTTGCGCCACTTGGCATGCTCTTCCTCGTCCGCGCCCTGGATCTCGATCGCGAGCGACACGTGGCTGAAGGCCAGCAGCATGTCGAGCAGGCGCTTTTCCTGGTCGTCGAGCTCGGCCAGCGGCTTGGTATCAAGCTCGTCGAGCATGGCCGCAGCACGCGGGCACATGGCATCGTAAAAGGCCTGGCGCTCTTCCTTCGTGGAAGTGGAACGCTGCATGGCGCGCTCGGCGGCGGTGGGCAGCGACCATTGCGCGGCGAAGGGTTCAAGATCGGCGTAAGCGGCAGGCAAAAGCGACATCGGCGGCTCCTTTGACATCCAGTATCATGCCCACCGGTGTCATAGCAAATTTACAACAGACCTGTTGTAAAACCTAGCCGATAATCCCGTCGCGCCGCAACACGCGGCGATGTTCGGCAACAAAGCGTTCGCTGATGCGATCGATGTCCTCGCCGCGGGCGACCGAGTTCTGCAGGATGCGCGGGCCGATGATCGCCGAAGCCATCATCATCACGGCATAGACCTCTGCATCCACCGCCTCGTCCGGGTAGCGGGCCTTCAGGCTCGCCTCCAGCCCGCTGACCAGCTCGTCCCAGCGCGGATAGCGTTCGCGGATTTCGCCGGGCGCGATGAAATCGTCGATCCACAGCTTGATCAGTTCGGGATTGGCCAGGACGAAGTGGTTGATCGCCGCCATGCGGTCGATCTGCGGCGCATCAAGGTCCATCCCCCGCGTGATCTGCTGCGTCGACCATTCCTTCACCGCCACGAGCATCGCCTCGCGGCTGGGGAAGTGGTAATAGACCGTGGTGCGGTTAAGCCCGGCTTCGCGCGCAAGGGCCGAGACCGACAGGGCCTCTACGCCCTTTTCGGACAGCAACCGCACCGCGGTTTCGATCAGCGACTGGTGCGTCTCTTCAAAACCGCGGTTGCGCTTGCGCGTGGCCGTCCGTGTTTTCTGCATCGTCGGCGGGCTCCCTATCCGGACCGGCCCGATAACCGCGAAGC is a window from the Novosphingobium sp. TH158 genome containing:
- a CDS encoding AraC family transcriptional regulator, which gives rise to MPDPVVSNAGMHRRGRSLDVLAQMDVAGAHIFVADLFHEKREVNSFRRDRVYWIDLCLTPRRPNATASFVAEWGRNRSAELGSLIAFPPRKSLELISAGGGRHVSIICQMQADLVDRWLPEPFEWTDRRLEATLDIASDTIRPLMLRLNHELRDPGAGSEELCRAIVQQIAIELARYLANANAPDERGGLASWRLRRIDERIADPHQPFPTVTELAGICRLSPRQLSRAFRISKGSSVSDHLAQRRIEKAKRRLYSDESLDAIAAELGFASQSTFTTAFRRATGTTPDQFRRQTSAGSGAKTKPNSAKAS
- a CDS encoding TonB-dependent receptor domain-containing protein, which codes for MTRIRNLAVRRAILASVATMAMLPAAALAQTTAPDDTASEEDAGADSEIVVTGTLVRGAPPVGSNLISVGQDKIAQTGSTTANELLATLPQVTNLFNNVPTARLGVAVNNIQVVRPNLRNLASETGSSASTLVLFDGHRISAVGVTQNAVDPDIIPPIAIERVEVVTDGGSSTYGSDAVGGVINFITRKRFDGLKVTSTYGFADNYYQVQAGAIVGKDWGSGSIFAAYNYQHNDSLFAHDLGFIRDVDWFSASLTPRGRSCTPGNVQIAAGGVTNQYALPNLTSTTPNACDYGNNTVVPASTRHGALVGLHQELSPGLTVDLRSFYGQRATQGRADAAGSVSVTGGSSASNPRQFYYTQVPGQSATATQTVFFNLNNALGTSVMQSGTKFEEWGTSAEFTAKLSDSWQLRTLFNYSESRSDFHIQGLNTTLLNSFGKGTTAATAINFYNPGTGANDAANIRALIDTENAGQSKESLLDLRAIIDGTLFTLPGGEVKLAAGYEHIHDAFRQRTAPANTSIGSINAVAFTPYVRSVDSAFGEVQVPIVGPDNQGGFIHSLTLAGSVRYDHYSDFGSTTNPKIGVTFKPVEWLGLRGNYNTSFNAPSPNDQLGALRNTAQYNAINAFVKPGDTPTAVGVVSLQGSNPGLVPQTAKSWSLGVDLDPPFLSGFHASVNYYNVKFKDVIGIPTPNSGIFANFPNNVTSAPGGLPLSTIQNFLNSSGAPNASAILASVTTGCTNTAACPNVYELVDFRQGNYGSVNVQGLDFATSYRMPTGFGGLDFAVSGNYQLSRKTQTGAGSPVVNQLETTNLVLPSGLRIVGNASPRLTLQASAGATVGALRAQVTLNHTSGYKVLRCDTTTTPACNPSATGVATSSGILQDRVSAYNTVNLFLKYAVPSDSWLLKDLEFTVNVNNLLDTDPPLYKAIGTSTPGYANGFTLGRLVQFGLSKKF
- the purU gene encoding formyltetrahydrofolate deformylase, with product MPDICTLTLSCPDRAGIVARVTGYLAQAGCNIIEAQQFDDPEENRFFMRVAFDPGAGDREELREGFGPIAHEFGMAWSLRRKNRPRRVLLMVSKFDHCLADLLYRHRIGELSMDIVAIVSNHPRTALSDHALLGDIPFHHLPVSRDTKAAQEAQVRALVEETRAELVVLARYMQILSDEMAAFLSGRCINIHHSFLPGFKGAKPYHQAYARGVKMIGATAHYVTADLDEGPIIHQDVEPVSHADLPDDMVRKGRDIERRVLAEAVRLHLEDRVLLNGQRTVVFRN
- a CDS encoding peptidyl-prolyl cis-trans isomerase; this translates as MTLRAILREPLVHFLIAGLALFAWFAWRGTEADPASRTISVDKALVTRLAANWQQTWQRPPGKAELDRLIEDHVREEIYYREALRLGLDRDDTVIRRRLRAKMEFLAQSQADALQPDEAELEAWLRANAARYAGDARLSFDQVYIATGGEARARQVLARLNGGADWRGSGDAISLPASLEAQPRARVAADFGEGFAEALAKAPGGAWQGPVQSGFGLHLVRLRGMAAGRLPPLADVRRQVENDWRAARAQELEQQAFAALRRDYTVRIDQP
- a CDS encoding HupE/UreJ family protein, producing the protein MRAWLALLCVALAALVALPARADELRPGYLEFTEQAPGSWRLVWKAPMRGGIRPDTRPGLPANCTMGEIGETRIEPPFATYAWPVQCQGGIAGGRIGLSGLDAAQTDVLVRVAALGKPVEALRLTAAEPVATIPGEASTWQVGPTYLVIGIEHILSGYDHLLFVIALVLLLRRGWTLFKAATAFTLAHSITLGAATLGFIGLPQAPVEAGIALSIVFLAEEIAKRRDGELRLSERLPWLVAFAFGLLHGFGFAGALGEIGLPRGDVPMALLAFNLGVEAGQLVIIAGTMAALALVVRLAPRAQRPAVMAATYAIGAVSSMWLIDRIAI
- a CDS encoding YqgE/AlgH family protein, encoding MTEAKYLGGRLLLALPGMGDPRFERSVIALARHDAEGAFGIGIGHVIPDLGLHAILTDLDIDPGLAPDAPVHNGGPVEPERGFVLHTPDWDDDASLDAGPLGRVSASLDLLHAIADGRGPRRWVMALGYAGWAAGQLDNEMRHHGWYAADSHDDVVWHTPARGRWEATWRAEGIDPSLLVGQTGRA
- a CDS encoding SDR family NAD(P)-dependent oxidoreductase; this encodes MSKRYDGKTVVVTGAAGGLGRALALGYAREGGELVILDIQAEGLEETAGMVRALGAKCTTFQIDLSKEEQIESVGAAILAQFPKIDVLYNNAGIAYGEVNTPIDRIPLDRFQFFLMVNTLSPLYFARVLRPALKEAKGCVINQSSMAAYQPAGVYGVTKATLNQLTWGMARMFGADGIRVVAVAPGLMETEASASSLGAEKHEEIRRLQMLSEKGSPEDIVNLGLFLGSEDARFITAEVMHCDAGHPFRAWRD
- a CDS encoding TetR/AcrR family transcriptional regulator, coding for MQKTRTATRKRNRGFEETHQSLIETAVRLLSEKGVEALSVSALAREAGLNRTTVYYHFPSREAMLVAVKEWSTQQITRGMDLDAPQIDRMAAINHFVLANPELIKLWIDDFIAPGEIRERYPRWDELVSGLEASLKARYPDEAVDAEVYAVMMMASAIIGPRILQNSVARGEDIDRISERFVAEHRRVLRRDGIIG